The genome window gatcggttccaatttttcatataaaatagggtcgggtcgggtcggttctcggtttttttcatggtgaaacccgacttgtacctatggaccggaaccgaccctatatttagggtagtgaatcggttctttattttatgtttgatcggttctcgggtcgggtcgggtttttccttttgctcacccctagtgGTGACGGCGGTGTTAGTGATACATCAATAAGTGATGGGGAGTCCATAACGGACCGCCCCCTTCCCCTAAGTGTGATCAGATATGATCACAATCTTTTAATCTTAAAGTCAAGATCAGGATCACATATAAGATCATAAATCTATAGATATCATAGGTCATATGTTTCGGTTGTATAACCGCGTAAAATAGAAAGCTTTTAATATCAAAATCAAGATCTTAATATAAAGATAAACACGATATTGTTACAATATATTGTGTTGTTATGTAGTTAGACATGAAATAAAAACTAGCTAGAAAAGTTGTAGTGTCGATTTCACTCAAGTAGTCATGTAAacaaaccgaacgttcatgaacttgcTCGACAGGaaattcgtttatgttcgtttgtttaattaaatgaacaaataTGAACATACCTTGTGTTCGTTAATTAATGTTCGTgagcgttcgtttatgttcgtttaaattttagtaaatacataaatagttatatttatatgaaTATTAGCTTTTCTAAccacttatataaatataattaattagtaattaagttttctagtaaaaaaaaagaaattttaaaatttttcttagATTGTAAGTGATCACTTACTTAatacttacataaaacctactTAATTTTAGCATCTATGAACCCaaatttagatgtgttttcggataaactgtaatatattagacttgtttgtttgtgttcactaatgttaaattgtgtttgtttatatttgttcaattacgttcatttgtgttcgtttatgtttttTCAATCATGttaaatttatgtttgtttatgatCGTTTGTgtccgtttatgttcgtgaactgttcgtttaggctttaaacgaacgaacacggacaTGCCCGATTTCTTAATAAACAAACTCGAACAAAAATTGTGTTCagttatatgttcgtgttcgtatTCGTGTTTGGTTaaaattaaatgaacgaacaccaACATGCCTATGTTCTTATCGGTTCGGTTCGTCTACAGACCTATACTCAAGTCTAATGCAGTAAACACCATTTAACCATAAAAACAAGTAGGAAAAAAAATTAgaacataaaatttaaaacacatCTAACTCtccaaaatatattaaaaaacaagGGTTCACGAGGTTTCCAATCAAAGAAAAATGGAGACATGTACAGAAGTCCCAACTCTTGAAATTACCAGAACCCTCTTCTATCACCTACAAATACAATCATCGACCTCCATTAACATTCACAATTGTAAACAACTTCTTACACAATCAATCACTAGCAATCcattaaacattttcaaaatatgTCTATCATTCCATGCTTCTTCGATCCTTTTGATGGTTTCTTGACCTCCTCACTCTCCGGTTTTCCAACGAGTGCTCGCGAAATGTTGCCTAGAGTAGACTGGAAGGAGACGCCTGAAGCTCACATTTTCAAGGCAGATCTTCCGGGGATGAAGAAGGATGAGGTGAAGGTGGAGATGGAGGAGGGTAGGGTGTTACAGATCAGCGGGGAGAGAAGCCGAGAGAACGAAGAGAAGGAGGATAAATGGCACCGCGTGGAGCGGAGCTCTGGCAAGTTTGTGAGGAGGTTCAGGTTGCCGGAGAATGTGAAGGTGGATGAAGTGAAGGCTTCAATGGAGAACGGGGTCTTgactgtgacaatgccaaagCAGGAAATGAAGAAGCCTGAGGTGAAAGCCATTGATATCTCTGGTTAAAGCTTGAGAGTGTTATAGGGATGATGATATATTATTATGGTTGAAGAATAAGAATGTGTGTGCATGGGAGTGAAAATGGTGTGTGAAATTTTATTCtgaagctacaagtttgtaacatCTTTTTAATTTGTCTTGAAATAAAAAATTTATTCCACCACCGGCCACTTTTCCGCCACCCACATCATCAACcaacaccaccgccatcatcgtaaaaccaacaaccaccaccatcatcttcactgtAAACCGGCACAACACCATCCTCATACCATCGCACctgcaaaaaaaaaagaaagaaatatGTGGTTTGGCCAAAATTCacctaaattaactaattttttttaatagaGTTAGcgggttggatgaaaatggcaaaaaatgacAAAAGTTATGGACTAAAATGACAGAAAACAAAACtgtttggactaaaatgacaagaaataaactatttagactaaaatgacaatggtgaaaactcaaaaactaaaaTGAAAATTTCCTCCCAAAAAAATCTTGAAATTTAAGAAAATTTGTGTTACATGTTATGGATGATGGGCCTGGTTGGGATTTAGGTTCTGTGGTTGGGCCAAACAGTTAAATGTGTCAAACAACTAAATGGTCCTTTGTATTACGTGTGGCCCATGAGGCCTATAACTAAATGGTCCTTTGTGTTACGTGTGGCCCATGAGGTCTATTTTAGGTACCTGAGTGACAGTATAATATGGTTAAGTCCACCCCTTGGACAATGGTATGTTCGCAGTAATAAATGGGTTACATTACATAGGCAGTGTTTggatttttttttctgttttaaaGGCCAACAAAAAAAGTTGAAAACACCCAGCAAGGTGTTGGGGGCGCTATAAATCAAAACACCAAGAAAACAACAGATACAGACACAGACCACAACAGTCGACTCCAAACGCGCAAATCAGCCTGTATCAAAAACATTAAACGACCTCCACCGCAGCAACTGTTTGATCCTTAGCCCTGTTTGACCCTTAGCCCTGTCTGAATTGTAGTTGATATACAATTTTAACCTGTAAACCCGACATGAGTGTAACATCTTACTTTTTCAGGTTGATGCAATGAAGAATTTTTTGTGTACatgtattaaaaaaataataaagacatcAAGTGTAACATCCTGTTTTCTAGacaaaaataaaagtatatacaATTTATATTTCTTATATTGTTAAAGTAGCAAGTAATGAGTAGAATGGTCATCTAAAATATGTAGTGGTTAGACGAGTACTTAGTATTATAAGAGACCGTATAATGATAATAAAATGTATTAGATTTTAACcctactccgtttttaataaaacttaagttaaaacctagataaaaatatgctcgttctaatgacatattcgtcgttttataaaatgtcatgttttaaaagttatacaagaaaaaacAAGTGAAATAGCAGAAttaattaaaattattatttattattaaaacaaaataaacaaacattTGAAATTTGTTATGATAAAAAAACAGGCAAGCAAGCACCACATTCTTATCCCACGTCGATGTAAAGAAAAAGTTTAGCAGCTAACTTCTTTCTACATATACAACCTTATAGTTAATTTTAGGATATAAGTTTTTCTTTGGGAACACTCTAGTATAGAAAATTCCGAGCATATGATACTTGTTTTTGGAGCATGAGTAGAGAGACTTTACATCAAATTGCCGTAGATAGTTTTAAGGTAtttctcgtttaagtttatgtttagtatttattatttatttatttttagtagttaatagtTAATATTAGTATTCgtattattatttttaggtatTAGGGTTATTATTAGAGGTGGGTATTAGGTAGCCTAGCCTTAGGCATGTATTGATCACCCATACTTAAAAATGGCAGCGTTAACTAATATCCAACCATGAaaatgactagttaggtgtatCATTGcctaacctaggattatgtaattgtgtcaggaGTCTAAGATAGTACCCGGTCCTACTAGCAGTTGTTTAGCAACTGTTAAACATGTGAGTTatcatgtttatttataaaactgcGATTGTATACTCATTATGTCTGAGCTGGTAATAATATAAAAATGTTGTATTGTGCAATTATCGGTAACGGTATATTTGGATCCTTATATGCTTAATGAGATGTGTTAGAAATGGCTGAAAAGAGGATATGGTTCCTCGTATGCATCACAACACTGCCATACCTACGCGATGGTCGGGGGTATGACAAGCCCATTGCTGGTGGTTGTGAAAAGGTCATGAATGGCACAGGGTTGCCCTTGGCCCAAAATATCACAACCCATATTGCATGCATGTCAATTGTGTTTTTTTATAAACTATGTAACATGAGCTCACTAGTATATAGCTGACATCGCTTGAGTATACATGTCACAGGTAATCAGTAAGACATTCTTAGAAATAGAGGGAAGACAATTGAGACATGAAGACCTAGATGCTAActattgtaaataaataataaatgatatttagtttgtttccgctgtaagtgtaAATGTATCAATTGTACATAATCACCCGGGTTACGGGTTGGGTATTACATCAAGACATGCCAAATCTAAAGTCATCCTCCCTTTTTTTTATCTTGAGTTTTCTTTTTACACAAACGTTACCATAAAGGTATACCCGATTATGTGCACGTAAGAGTTTAAATTATTTACTTTAATGAGCAATTGGAGCTCTAGAACCAAATCATTAAAATCCTAATATAAGATTACAACTATTAGTTGGTGGATGGACACATACTTCACCTAACAAATATATAAAATCAATTGGGAAAAACCAATAAGACATGAGAAAATGACAACTTTGTCGTTTAGAAGTGGCCATCTGTTCCACACAATAATTAAGTTTTAAACACACTTGAAGAAAAATTATTAGTTGGATACTTCTTATTATTAAAAAAGATAAACATTCTTTTCTGAAACGTATGAAATAAAACGTTACAACTTACAAGTGtagataaatatataaaacaaacacagtatttcttttattttatctttttcggtaaTATGGTCAATGGTGTATGTCCGAAAGAAAATAATATACAATTATGTTTGGAAATAAATTTTTTTGAATGAAATGTTTGGAAATAATTAATAAGGGAAAGCCCAAGTTGTGCATAATGACAAAGAGAATACTCCGAATGAATTCAGCCCAAAACAGCCTGCAAAAAGCCAACATTCAAATGTGTACAACTTAAAAAGGCTGATACCACTCCGCAATTTGcaaaagtcaaataaaaatttaCTGGGTTTTCTAATGGCACACACCCCTATCTATTTACACACTTTTTCAATTCAATACGCAtcttataggcctatacgatgcgtattgaattaAAGTATAAAACATGGCAGACTGACAGGTGCAGGTTATGTCTGGCGGCGGACTTGATACGCATCGTATGGGACTATACGATGCGTATCAGGCCACTGtttttttgaatttattttttgttgtgttaTGCCGAATGCGAACCcgagaaacgaaagggatttcgaaCAGTTGGTCATCTTTCCAAGCTTTtacacacgaatatgtggttcccaatttgcggaacataatcccagattgtctaaagaagcgcttttatcatgtgtcatattagaTGTGTTATGGTGAGATTTTTCAAGTTTGCACAGTGGGAGAAAAGACGAGCACCTCTGTCAGTATTGTCTTTTAAATTCGCATAAACATACATTCGTTTCATAACCTCCtcctataaatcaaccacaactcacccgagaccgacctctggatcacacatgatgaaagcgcttctttagacaatctgggattatgttccgtttcttcaagatttacgtctgatgtccaagtttgatcacatttgacttcatctgcgg of Helianthus annuus cultivar XRQ/B chromosome 1, HanXRQr2.0-SUNRISE, whole genome shotgun sequence contains these proteins:
- the LOC110895699 gene encoding class I heat shock protein, which produces MSIIPCFFDPFDGFLTSSLSGFPTSAREMLPRVDWKETPEAHIFKADLPGMKKDEVKVEMEEGRVLQISGERSRENEEKEDKWHRVERSSGKFVRRFRLPENVKVDEVKASMENGVLTVTMPKQEMKKPEVKAIDISG